One Propionispora hippei DSM 15287 genomic region harbors:
- a CDS encoding PTS transporter subunit EIIC, whose product MFQYLQQIGRSLMLPVSVLPAAGLLLRFGEKDLLNMPAVREAGMAVFANLPLLFAVGVAIGFSEGQAVAALAAVVGHLIFLAVLKSVNPAVDMGVFSGIAMGLIAAVLYRRFHRIRLPQVLGFFAGKRFVPIVTAVAGVVMALLLQVVWPFMQAGIDTVGHWAVNSSAGPALFAAGKRLLIPIGLHHVYYPAFLYEFGHFVTSDGTLIRGDFNRYFAGDPTAGIFMASEFPIMMFGLPAAALAIYCNARPERRKAIGGLMAGGALTSFLTGITEPIEFTFIFVAPPLFVFHVLMAGVSGLLTSWLDIHLGFTFSASFIDYLLSYKYGHHQLWLWPVGLSIGLLYFAVFHFSINYFQLKTPGREEEPLPEQELDVQQTARRLLRTLGGKNNIAALDACISRLRVTVRRLEAVKKEDLNGLGAVGIMDVGNNFQFIFGTRSDGIREEMAALWGGMEEETVAEPACPVLPPQASSRVHAPVSGQILPGSSERVIAICTQDCSVLSPVDGKILPSKEPAALILDTGAFRLNIRVEAGLAAPVVTAGQIVSQGQPILNLAADESIVITGVNDADGKTVAVTPAEEVTAGEDVIMQVEG is encoded by the coding sequence ATGTTCCAGTATTTGCAGCAAATTGGACGATCTTTGATGCTGCCGGTGTCGGTTTTGCCGGCAGCCGGACTATTGTTGCGCTTTGGTGAGAAAGACTTGCTCAATATGCCTGCCGTCCGGGAGGCGGGAATGGCGGTGTTTGCCAATCTACCGCTCTTATTTGCGGTCGGGGTGGCTATTGGTTTTTCCGAAGGTCAGGCTGTTGCCGCTTTAGCGGCGGTTGTCGGCCATCTGATCTTTTTAGCGGTGCTCAAATCGGTAAATCCCGCCGTGGACATGGGCGTTTTTTCCGGTATTGCCATGGGTCTGATTGCTGCCGTTTTGTACCGGCGGTTTCACCGGATCAGGCTGCCGCAGGTGCTGGGCTTTTTTGCCGGAAAGCGGTTTGTGCCGATTGTGACGGCGGTGGCGGGGGTAGTGATGGCGCTCTTGCTTCAGGTTGTCTGGCCTTTTATGCAGGCCGGCATTGATACCGTTGGCCATTGGGCCGTTAATTCCAGTGCCGGGCCGGCCTTGTTTGCCGCCGGCAAGCGGCTGCTTATTCCCATCGGCCTGCACCATGTCTATTATCCGGCATTTCTCTATGAGTTCGGTCACTTTGTCACCAGTGACGGTACCTTGATTCGCGGTGATTTTAACCGCTATTTTGCCGGTGATCCCACGGCGGGTATTTTTATGGCCAGTGAGTTTCCGATTATGATGTTTGGTTTACCGGCCGCCGCTCTGGCTATCTACTGCAATGCCCGGCCGGAGCGGCGCAAGGCGATTGGCGGCCTGATGGCCGGCGGTGCGCTGACTTCTTTTTTGACGGGGATTACCGAGCCGATTGAGTTTACCTTTATTTTTGTGGCGCCGCCCTTATTTGTTTTTCATGTGCTCATGGCCGGTGTGTCGGGATTGCTAACAAGCTGGCTGGACATTCATCTGGGTTTTACTTTTTCAGCTTCCTTTATTGATTATCTGCTGTCCTATAAATATGGCCATCATCAGTTATGGCTGTGGCCCGTGGGGTTAAGTATCGGCCTTTTATATTTTGCTGTATTTCATTTTTCCATCAATTACTTTCAGCTGAAGACGCCGGGGCGGGAAGAGGAGCCACTGCCGGAGCAGGAACTGGACGTACAGCAAACGGCGCGCCGGCTTTTACGGACCTTGGGCGGCAAAAATAATATTGCTGCGCTGGATGCCTGCATTTCCCGGTTGCGGGTGACGGTGCGGCGGCTTGAGGCCGTAAAGAAAGAGGATCTGAACGGTTTGGGTGCTGTCGGGATTATGGATGTGGGGAATAATTTTCAATTTATTTTTGGCACCCGGTCGGACGGTATCCGGGAGGAGATGGCTGCCTTATGGGGCGGTATGGAAGAAGAAACGGTGGCGGAACCTGCTTGCCCTGTTTTGCCGCCACAGGCAAGCAGCCGCGTTCATGCCCCTGTCAGTGGGCAGATTCTTCCTGGCAGTAGTGAGCGCGTTATAGCGATTTGTACGCAGGACTGCAGTGTGTTGTCACCGGTAGACGGCAAAATACTACCCAGTAAAGAACCGGCAGCGCTGATATTGGATACCGGTGCTTTCCGGCTAAACATCCGGGTGGAAGCTGGTCTCGCTGCCCCGGTCGTGACAGCGGGACAGATTGTCAGCCAGGGACAACCGATTCTTAACTTGGCAGCAGACGAAAGTATAGTAATCACCGGAGTGAACGACGCTGACGGGAAAACGGTGGCTGTCACGCCGGCTGAAGAAGTAACCGCCGGTGAAGATGTAATCATGCAGGTGGAGGGCTAA
- a CDS encoding helix-turn-helix transcriptional regulator: MTETTVYTPEEVAKILKISRFTVYEMIKRGDLTAYRIGRKVRVEAPDLEIYINKSKGLPVAAPAKTYPPDVPFAAHDGLILCGQDIILDILTKHLEREMPHIQFLRKYIGSVDGLLSLYRGTANAVTAHLWDSDTDSYNLPYVRHLLPGHRTLIINLVHRMEGFYVAKGNPKQINTWQDLARTGIRFVNREHGAGARVLLDEQLRLAGIEHAAITGYSHEELSHLAVASCVGRGEADVGLGIEKAALQVLTVDFIPLKKERYDLVIRKEDMAKPQFQTLLSILRSKSFHNELAGMGGYDISQTGTIIAET, encoded by the coding sequence ATGACGGAAACGACGGTTTACACTCCCGAAGAAGTAGCAAAAATATTAAAAATATCACGGTTCACCGTGTATGAAATGATTAAACGCGGCGATTTGACCGCCTACCGGATTGGCCGGAAGGTTAGAGTAGAGGCGCCGGATCTGGAGATTTATATTAATAAATCTAAAGGCCTGCCTGTCGCTGCACCGGCAAAAACCTATCCGCCAGATGTCCCTTTTGCTGCTCATGACGGCCTGATTCTCTGCGGCCAGGATATTATTCTTGACATTCTGACCAAACACCTGGAAAGGGAAATGCCCCATATCCAATTTCTCCGGAAATACATCGGTAGCGTCGACGGCTTACTGTCGCTCTACCGTGGCACGGCCAATGCGGTTACTGCTCATCTTTGGGACAGCGATACTGACAGCTACAATCTCCCTTATGTCCGCCATTTGCTGCCGGGACACCGTACGCTGATTATCAATCTGGTACACCGGATGGAAGGCTTCTATGTGGCCAAAGGCAATCCGAAGCAAATCAATACCTGGCAGGACCTGGCCCGGACGGGTATCCGTTTTGTAAATCGTGAGCACGGTGCCGGCGCCCGGGTACTGCTGGATGAACAGCTTCGGCTGGCAGGCATCGAACATGCCGCCATTACCGGCTATAGCCATGAAGAGTTAAGCCATTTGGCAGTAGCCAGTTGTGTGGGTCGTGGAGAGGCCGATGTCGGACTGGGCATCGAAAAGGCGGCGCTTCAGGTACTTACTGTCGATTTTATCCCCTTAAAAAAGGAACGCTATGATTTAGTCATCCGCAAGGAAGATATGGCCAAACCGCAATTTCAAACACTGCTTTCCATTTTACGTTCAAAAAGCTTCCATAATGAGTTGGCCGGTATGGGTGGCTACGATATCTCCCAAACCGGCACTATAATAGCTGAAACCTAA
- a CDS encoding TOBE domain-containing protein, which produces MQISGRNKLQATVKEVVKGEVMAKVVMDYKGNEIVAAITMDSINELGLKPGDSVAALIKATDVMVIK; this is translated from the coding sequence ATGCAAATCAGCGGCAGAAACAAGCTGCAGGCCACGGTGAAGGAAGTGGTGAAGGGAGAGGTGATGGCCAAGGTAGTTATGGATTATAAAGGAAATGAAATTGTAGCTGCCATCACAATGGACTCGATTAATGAGTTGGGTTTAAAGCCAGGCGATTCGGTGGCAGCCCTGATAAAAGCCACTGATGTTATGGTTATTAAATGA
- a CDS encoding ATP-binding cassette domain-containing protein → MLTVDITKKLSHFTLRIQFSMENKILVLFGPSGCGKTTILRSIAGLLKPDEGKIVFRNKTFFNSAPRTFLPPRHRNVAYMFQDLALFPHLDVSSNIWYGVKKTTPKSHVLYQKLLSLLKIEHLPGRTIHQLSGGEKQRVALARALMSEPEILLLDEPLSALDAETRYELQDELKKLQEIWQIPFILVTHSPEEALAMGNEVLFLQKGREVAEPPPSWHRNANGSSSVSTAANLQFFY, encoded by the coding sequence ATGCTTACCGTTGATATTACCAAGAAATTATCGCACTTTACGCTGCGCATCCAGTTTTCTATGGAAAACAAAATACTTGTATTATTTGGTCCCTCCGGCTGCGGCAAAACAACTATTCTCCGTTCCATTGCCGGATTGCTTAAACCGGACGAAGGGAAGATCGTATTCCGCAATAAAACCTTTTTCAATTCTGCGCCCCGTACCTTCTTACCCCCCAGACACCGCAACGTGGCCTATATGTTTCAGGACCTGGCACTCTTTCCCCATCTGGATGTCAGCAGCAACATCTGGTACGGAGTTAAGAAAACCACCCCCAAAAGCCATGTCCTCTATCAAAAATTGTTGTCTTTGCTTAAAATCGAACACCTGCCCGGCCGGACCATTCATCAATTGTCCGGCGGTGAAAAACAGCGGGTTGCCCTGGCCCGGGCTCTGATGTCCGAACCGGAAATTCTCTTGTTGGACGAACCCTTATCCGCCCTTGACGCCGAGACCCGTTACGAATTGCAGGACGAGCTGAAGAAACTGCAGGAAATCTGGCAAATCCCCTTTATCTTGGTTACCCATTCGCCGGAAGAGGCCCTGGCAATGGGCAATGAAGTCCTGTTCCTGCAAAAGGGGCGTGAAGTTGCCGAACCGCCTCCATCCTGGCACCGCAACGCCAATGGATCATCGTCCGTTTCCACTGCTGCAAACCTACAATTCTTTTATTAG
- the modB gene encoding molybdate ABC transporter permease subunit has translation MALVEWQPVLLSLKVAFISLVFVFLSGVSAAYLMKNLRIPGKAAIEALFTLPLVLPPVVTGFVLLVLIGKQGPVGILLTRYFDTQIIFTPAAAVLAGTVVSFPLMYQSTKGALESIDPTLEDAARTLGSSEWRVFWTVTVPLAWPGLLSGMVLSFARTLGEFGATIMIAGNIPGKTQTIPLAIYFAAESNDLTIAGLYVLIISAATFSLIFGLNHWKLGK, from the coding sequence ATGGCCTTAGTTGAATGGCAGCCCGTGCTACTTTCCCTCAAAGTTGCGTTCATTTCCCTGGTATTTGTATTCCTGTCGGGCGTTTCTGCCGCTTATCTAATGAAAAATCTGCGAATACCGGGTAAAGCAGCCATCGAAGCCCTGTTTACCCTGCCATTGGTACTACCGCCTGTAGTCACCGGCTTTGTCCTGTTGGTTTTAATCGGCAAACAGGGCCCCGTCGGCATCCTGCTGACCAGATACTTTGATACCCAGATTATTTTTACGCCGGCTGCCGCCGTTTTAGCCGGCACAGTTGTTTCTTTTCCCCTGATGTATCAGAGTACTAAAGGCGCTTTAGAAAGCATTGACCCTACCTTGGAGGATGCAGCCCGGACACTGGGTTCCAGTGAATGGCGGGTTTTCTGGACAGTTACCGTCCCTCTGGCCTGGCCGGGCCTGCTGTCAGGCATGGTGCTTTCCTTCGCCAGGACCTTAGGTGAATTTGGCGCCACCATCATGATTGCCGGAAATATTCCGGGGAAAACCCAAACCATTCCGCTGGCGATTTACTTCGCCGCCGAATCCAATGATTTAACCATAGCAGGTCTGTATGTGCTGATCATCAGTGCCGCCACCTTCTCTTTAATTTTCGGCTTAAACCACTGGAAGCTCGGAAAATAA
- the modA gene encoding molybdate ABC transporter substrate-binding protein, with protein MKKSLWLVCLTVLLTAALLAGCGNTPKAPEPAKTVELNVSAAVSMKDALEEIQKNFAAKNPNIKLVYNLGASGSLQKQIEQGAPADVFISAAPKQMDELSDKNLINKDTRKNLVENKLVVIIPKDSKLSLAKYEDLTGPEVHKISIGETATVPAGQYAQEVLKKLGIWEQLQDKLVLAKDVRTVLTYVETGNVEAGIVYKTDAAVSNKVKVAATAPEGSHKPIIYPIAILAGTKQLQAAEEFVAYLASPESKAVFEKYGFTMSQ; from the coding sequence ATGAAGAAAAGTTTGTGGTTAGTATGTCTCACCGTGTTGCTTACAGCCGCCCTGCTGGCAGGCTGCGGCAACACTCCAAAAGCGCCCGAGCCAGCCAAGACTGTTGAGCTTAACGTATCGGCAGCCGTCAGTATGAAAGATGCCCTGGAAGAAATTCAAAAAAACTTTGCCGCCAAAAATCCCAATATCAAGCTGGTCTATAATCTGGGGGCATCCGGCTCTCTTCAAAAGCAAATCGAACAAGGAGCTCCCGCCGATGTTTTCATCTCCGCCGCACCAAAACAAATGGATGAATTGTCCGATAAAAATCTGATCAATAAGGATACTCGCAAAAATCTGGTGGAAAATAAACTGGTTGTGATTATTCCGAAAGATTCCAAACTTTCTCTCGCCAAATATGAAGACTTGACTGGGCCGGAGGTTCACAAAATAAGTATCGGTGAAACAGCCACAGTTCCGGCCGGCCAATATGCCCAGGAAGTCTTAAAAAAGCTTGGCATTTGGGAGCAACTTCAGGATAAGCTGGTTCTGGCCAAGGATGTCCGCACTGTATTGACCTATGTGGAAACAGGCAATGTAGAAGCCGGCATTGTTTATAAAACCGATGCGGCCGTCAGCAATAAAGTAAAAGTCGCCGCTACGGCACCGGAGGGTTCTCACAAGCCGATCATTTATCCCATCGCCATTCTGGCAGGGACCAAACAGTTGCAAGCTGCCGAAGAGTTCGTTGCCTACCTGGCCTCTCCGGAGAGCAAAGCTGTTTTTGAAAAATACGGTTTTACCATGAGCCAATAG
- a CDS encoding HD-GYP domain-containing protein: MAGGQIVGVQELAVGSVLADAVISPNGKVLLGKGVELTGRHIHLLQTWNVSHVYIAGQEEPCDERKEDKGPLPSRQQIFEEEYGYISNNVQQAFEFIRKQKLIPVPALKDSAYDIHRLLLSNRSLIACLTATQESPMTDFILQHSMKVSFLASFIARQLRWNDQEVRDVALASLLHHAGNIMVQDDEVAHNKAYIAEAAAMLRKTKGLSGETILGIVQHREHVDGTGVPTGVDGNRIHPYAKVIAVADAFHARACQNKFGAPFSSLDFLSKEMFGKLDPVICNVFISRFQDDLLQNKIILADGKEAEIVYFRPNGSNMPVVRTVDNQIIDLSQQGFSAIHRMAVPF, from the coding sequence ATGGCCGGAGGACAAATAGTGGGTGTGCAGGAACTGGCAGTGGGATCAGTATTGGCGGATGCCGTAATATCGCCAAACGGCAAGGTGCTGCTAGGCAAAGGAGTCGAGCTAACGGGACGTCATATTCATTTGCTGCAGACCTGGAATGTCTCGCATGTTTATATTGCGGGACAGGAAGAACCTTGTGATGAGCGGAAAGAAGATAAGGGACCGCTTCCGTCCCGTCAGCAAATATTCGAGGAAGAGTATGGCTATATATCCAATAACGTGCAACAGGCTTTTGAGTTTATTCGCAAGCAGAAGCTGATTCCTGTTCCCGCACTGAAAGATTCGGCTTATGATATCCACCGGTTATTGTTGAGTAACCGATCCCTGATCGCATGTTTGACGGCGACACAGGAAAGCCCGATGACTGATTTCATTCTGCAGCATTCGATGAAGGTTTCCTTTTTAGCTAGCTTTATCGCCCGCCAACTGCGCTGGAACGACCAGGAAGTCCGCGATGTGGCATTAGCCAGTCTGCTTCATCACGCCGGCAATATTATGGTGCAGGACGATGAAGTGGCCCACAATAAAGCTTATATTGCTGAAGCGGCAGCTATGCTGCGAAAGACTAAAGGCCTTTCCGGTGAGACTATTTTAGGAATTGTCCAGCACCGGGAGCATGTGGACGGGACTGGGGTTCCCACTGGGGTTGACGGCAACCGGATTCATCCTTATGCAAAGGTGATTGCCGTAGCCGATGCTTTCCATGCACGGGCCTGCCAAAATAAATTTGGAGCGCCATTTTCCAGCTTGGATTTTTTATCAAAAGAGATGTTTGGCAAATTGGACCCTGTGATTTGCAATGTGTTTATCAGCCGGTTTCAGGATGATTTACTGCAAAATAAAATTATTCTGGCTGATGGCAAGGAAGCGGAGATCGTATATTTTCGTCCTAATGGTTCCAATATGCCTGTGGTAAGAACGGTGGATAATCAAATTATTGATTTGTCCCAGCAAGGGTTTTCCGCAATTCACCGGATGGCAGTGCCCTTTTAG
- a CDS encoding sigma 54-interacting transcriptional regulator, whose protein sequence is MKKKLLEIVNAEDKKNPYTDDQIAGILKIRRDEVTSLRNEMQLPDSRKRREPYLLEAFQTILAKKAKISDRELTAELNKEGFIVSRFTVGQLRRERLSDMPTKGSDTKPVEVAGESGEKLPEINRQAAAAFRQVIGWSGTLKPQIQQAKAAVLYPPFGLHTLILGPTGSGKSYLAEAMYRYAVECERISRKAKFIAFNCADYAENPQMLLSQLFGYVRGAFTGADGAKEGLVEQSDGGVLFLDEVHRLPPEGQELLFHLIDKGTFRRMGETGEPRKVQILVIAATSEEAESSLLFTFRRRIPMVIELPPLAERTVLERYEMVRDFLSKEADRIGMKIKIPQPVLHTLLLYDCQGNVGQLRSDIQVACARGFLTCLSERHKMVEINLLDLPLHARRGLTHVHSRNQEVENLVRGDLVVKPGDKGESLLQMDDLYVLPREIYDFIETNYQELQARGLNQEEINRMIDSELEAQFRQFAQKVNHYDHTMISQNLVDLVGQPIVDLAETMVKVAENELGKVDKQLLYYLAIHIGATLERLQKGKPVVNPQLAKVKKQYIEEYSIAQKMLAAIVDKTEFTLPEDEIGFIAMYLRAMTHREESRQGRVGVLVMSHGKVAAGMVEVANCLLGVHHARALEMSLDERPEAALHKAVELVKQIDEGKGVLLLADMGSLITFGELITQKTNIPTFTVPRVDTVMVLEAVRRAMLPDTQLSEIVETIDTDKVGLGRFIAQTDNTGKPHNKAILTICITGEGTAKKFKQLIEKMVPELCGQVEIITLGITGKEDIQERIEKIQQTYTVVAIVGSLRPKNSAIPFVTVEEMLDGRAASRLRDIVLGSGLAVTKVRSPLTDFVDPELIIVRPAYTTKQEVLDCLANLLIEKGYVTPEFLLDVYKREVMGYTLLESKAAIPHGSLENVIKPGMAIAILNEPIYWSDDGMAETVAMLAITEQATEEVTYVITLLEDEPFLRSLAHFQTAEEIKSAFLEFRLLS, encoded by the coding sequence TTGAAAAAGAAGTTACTGGAAATTGTCAATGCTGAAGATAAAAAAAATCCCTATACTGATGATCAAATAGCCGGAATATTGAAAATTCGGCGCGACGAAGTGACTTCACTGCGCAACGAAATGCAGCTTCCTGACTCAAGAAAGCGCCGGGAGCCTTATTTGCTGGAGGCCTTTCAGACCATCCTGGCGAAAAAGGCGAAAATCTCCGACCGGGAACTGACGGCTGAATTGAATAAGGAAGGGTTTATCGTGTCGCGCTTTACCGTAGGACAACTCCGGCGGGAACGGCTGTCTGATATGCCAACGAAGGGAAGTGACACAAAACCGGTGGAGGTTGCCGGCGAGAGCGGGGAAAAACTACCGGAGATTAACCGGCAGGCTGCGGCTGCCTTTAGACAGGTGATCGGCTGGTCGGGCACTCTGAAGCCACAAATTCAACAGGCGAAGGCGGCGGTTCTGTATCCTCCCTTTGGTCTGCATACCCTGATTTTGGGGCCGACCGGCTCGGGGAAAAGCTATCTGGCAGAGGCTATGTACCGGTACGCCGTGGAATGCGAACGGATTTCCCGGAAAGCAAAATTTATCGCCTTTAACTGCGCCGATTATGCGGAAAATCCTCAGATGCTCCTGTCCCAGTTATTTGGCTACGTCCGGGGAGCCTTTACCGGCGCGGACGGCGCGAAGGAAGGGCTGGTTGAACAGTCTGATGGCGGGGTACTGTTTCTGGATGAAGTCCATCGGCTGCCGCCGGAAGGGCAGGAATTACTATTTCATTTGATTGATAAAGGCACCTTCCGGCGTATGGGGGAAACCGGAGAACCCCGTAAGGTGCAGATACTGGTTATTGCGGCGACTAGTGAAGAGGCCGAATCTTCTTTGCTGTTCACGTTCCGGCGCCGGATTCCCATGGTGATCGAACTGCCGCCCCTGGCCGAACGGACGGTGCTGGAGCGGTATGAAATGGTGCGGGACTTTTTAAGCAAGGAAGCCGATCGTATCGGAATGAAAATAAAAATTCCCCAGCCGGTGCTGCACACCTTGCTGCTTTATGACTGCCAGGGCAATGTCGGTCAGTTGCGCAGCGATATTCAGGTGGCTTGCGCCAGGGGATTTCTTACTTGTCTGAGTGAAAGACATAAGATGGTGGAAATCAATCTTCTGGATTTGCCGCTTCACGCGCGGCGCGGTTTGACCCATGTACACAGCCGGAATCAGGAAGTGGAAAATCTGGTGCGCGGCGATTTGGTCGTCAAACCCGGCGACAAAGGGGAAAGTCTGCTGCAAATGGATGATCTGTATGTGCTTCCCCGGGAAATATATGACTTTATTGAGACCAATTATCAGGAACTGCAGGCCAGAGGGCTGAATCAGGAAGAAATCAACCGGATGATTGATAGTGAACTGGAAGCCCAATTTCGTCAGTTTGCTCAGAAGGTCAATCATTATGACCATACCATGATCTCGCAAAATCTGGTCGATCTGGTGGGGCAGCCGATTGTTGATCTTGCGGAGACGATGGTCAAAGTGGCAGAAAATGAGCTGGGCAAGGTGGACAAGCAGCTTCTCTACTATTTGGCCATTCATATCGGGGCTACGCTGGAACGCTTGCAAAAAGGCAAGCCGGTGGTCAATCCGCAGCTTGCTAAGGTTAAAAAACAGTATATTGAGGAATATAGTATAGCCCAAAAGATGCTGGCCGCCATAGTTGATAAGACGGAGTTTACGCTACCGGAAGATGAAATCGGGTTTATTGCCATGTATTTACGCGCTATGACCCATCGCGAGGAGAGCCGGCAGGGCCGGGTAGGGGTACTGGTTATGTCCCATGGCAAAGTGGCCGCCGGCATGGTGGAAGTTGCCAACTGCCTGCTTGGTGTTCACCACGCCCGAGCCCTGGAGATGTCTCTGGATGAACGGCCGGAAGCAGCCTTACACAAAGCGGTGGAACTGGTTAAGCAAATTGATGAGGGTAAAGGGGTACTGTTGCTGGCTGATATGGGTTCGTTGATTACCTTTGGCGAACTAATCACCCAAAAGACCAACATTCCCACCTTTACCGTTCCCCGCGTAGATACCGTTATGGTTTTAGAGGCCGTGAGACGGGCTATGTTGCCGGATACGCAGCTTAGTGAAATTGTGGAAACCATTGATACCGACAAAGTGGGCTTAGGCAGGTTTATTGCCCAAACGGACAATACAGGTAAACCGCACAACAAGGCGATCCTTACCATTTGCATCACCGGGGAGGGAACAGCGAAAAAGTTTAAGCAGCTTATCGAGAAAATGGTGCCCGAGCTATGTGGTCAGGTGGAAATCATCACATTGGGAATTACCGGTAAAGAGGATATCCAGGAGCGAATTGAAAAGATACAACAGACCTATACGGTAGTCGCCATTGTAGGCAGTCTGCGGCCGAAGAACTCTGCCATACCTTTTGTCACAGTGGAGGAAATGTTGGACGGCCGGGCTGCGTCACGGCTGCGGGACATTGTGCTGGGCAGTGGTTTGGCCGTGACGAAAGTGCGGTCGCCGCTGACGGATTTTGTTGACCCGGAACTGATTATTGTTCGACCGGCCTATACCACCAAACAGGAGGTATTGGATTGTTTGGCCAATCTTTTGATTGAAAAGGGCTATGTAACTCCCGAATTTCTGCTGGATGTGTATAAAAGGGAGGTCATGGGATATACCTTATTGGAAAGCAAGGCGGCCATTCCTCATGGCAGTCTGGAGAACGTAATCAAGCCCGGCATGGCTATCGCCATACTGAATGAACCGATATACTGGTCCGACGACGGTATGGCAGAGACTGTTGCCATGCTGGCTATCACGGAGCAAGCCACTGAGGAAGTCACCTATGTTATCACCTTGTTGGAGGATGAACCCTTTTTAAGGAGTCTGGCTCATTTTCAGACGGCGGAGGAAATAAAAAGTGCTTTTTTGGAATTCAGGCTGCTATCTTAG
- a CDS encoding zinc-binding dehydrogenase, which yields MKAAMFYGPENVKVEEVPVPVAGPGELVIKNRVALTCGTDVKTYVRGYPLFKPPYGFGHEAAGVVAQVGEGVAGFQVGDRVVAHNSAPCNVCFYCKQGQHSMCDHITFNQGAFAEYEKIPAAIVKQNVFHIPDTMDFADAALVEPFSCAVYGIEQIGIEAGDTVVVNGAGPIGLMFVRLAHYRGARVIATDLSDERLALAKNMGAAVTINPGQTGNAVDLVRSHTENQRGVDVAIEAVGQTELWEKTINMARKGGKVLLFGGTKAGTAVSIDANLLHYSQLTIKGVFHTTPRHVQIAFDLIKNGMITARDFVGNRYPLDEIEKAILSHKSGKVIKNCITFD from the coding sequence ATGAAAGCAGCCATGTTTTACGGACCGGAAAACGTAAAGGTGGAAGAAGTACCGGTGCCGGTAGCCGGACCAGGTGAATTGGTTATCAAGAATCGGGTGGCACTTACCTGCGGTACCGATGTCAAAACCTATGTGCGAGGGTATCCGCTGTTTAAACCGCCCTACGGTTTTGGTCATGAAGCGGCAGGAGTAGTGGCACAGGTCGGCGAGGGAGTTGCCGGCTTTCAGGTGGGAGACCGGGTGGTGGCCCACAATTCCGCCCCCTGCAATGTTTGTTTTTACTGTAAGCAGGGGCAGCATTCCATGTGTGACCATATCACGTTTAACCAAGGGGCGTTTGCCGAATATGAGAAAATCCCGGCGGCCATCGTTAAGCAAAATGTGTTTCATATTCCCGACACGATGGATTTTGCCGATGCCGCGCTGGTAGAGCCTTTTTCCTGTGCGGTCTATGGTATTGAGCAAATTGGTATTGAAGCGGGCGATACCGTCGTTGTCAACGGTGCCGGGCCAATTGGACTGATGTTTGTCCGTCTGGCCCATTACCGCGGGGCCAGGGTCATCGCCACCGACCTTTCCGACGAACGTTTGGCGCTGGCTAAAAATATGGGGGCTGCCGTTACCATCAATCCGGGACAGACAGGCAATGCGGTGGACCTCGTTCGGAGCCATACGGAAAATCAGCGGGGAGTGGATGTGGCCATTGAAGCCGTCGGACAGACGGAATTGTGGGAAAAAACCATAAACATGGCCCGCAAAGGCGGCAAAGTGCTGCTCTTTGGCGGAACAAAAGCAGGAACCGCTGTTTCCATTGATGCCAACTTGCTGCATTATTCCCAATTGACCATTAAGGGAGTCTTTCACACGACACCCAGACATGTGCAGATTGCCTTCGATTTGATCAAAAACGGAATGATTACAGCCAGGGATTTTGTTGGCAACCGCTATCCGCTTGATGAAATTGAGAAGGCCATTTTGTCACATAAATCAGGGAAGGTAATAAAAAATTGCATCACATTTGACTGA
- a CDS encoding PTS sugar transporter subunit IIA, producing MNNEIAEQTGFIGTTLEAKTKEAAISALAGLFLENGFVKDSYPGAVLAREQTFPTGLPTETFGVAIPHTDSVHVIRPGVAIGVLKEPIEFGMMGYPGEAVQVKLLFMLAIKDSNMQIQLLQDLVGLFSEAPLMNQLIVCTESERIVELVQSYLQELKEAINS from the coding sequence GTGAACAACGAAATTGCGGAACAAACAGGTTTTATTGGAACCACTCTGGAGGCTAAAACCAAGGAAGCGGCGATCAGCGCTTTAGCGGGACTATTTCTGGAAAATGGTTTTGTAAAAGACAGCTATCCGGGAGCGGTACTTGCCAGGGAACAGACCTTCCCCACAGGGCTGCCCACCGAAACCTTTGGCGTAGCCATTCCTCATACTGACTCGGTTCATGTTATACGGCCCGGTGTTGCCATTGGCGTATTGAAAGAACCTATCGAGTTCGGCATGATGGGCTATCCTGGTGAAGCTGTGCAAGTCAAACTATTGTTCATGCTTGCTATTAAAGACTCCAATATGCAGATACAACTGCTGCAGGATTTAGTCGGATTGTTTTCGGAGGCCCCATTGATGAATCAACTGATTGTCTGTACCGAGTCAGAAAGAATTGTCGAATTGGTCCAATCCTACTTACAGGAGCTTAAAGAAGCAATCAATAGTTGA